A single region of the Latilactobacillus curvatus JCM 1096 = DSM 20019 genome encodes:
- a CDS encoding DNA alkylation repair protein: MDFELPIYPENQAAMKKYMQSQFEFNGVKAPDRHLIERELWQSVKQLSPAEIMQFIETLYAQPTREYQYVAIEMALRSVRWWEPADMEHLLTLVLEKVWWDSIDAWRKVFGEYIRLHPEQFDWVAQHFIGAENFWLRRIAITLQLSFYEKTNVAFLEEAILADIDTDEFFIQKAIGWALRNYSKENPEWVMTFVEEHELTIFAQREALKKIKQNKMFHRKHTKSSTHDN; this comes from the coding sequence ATGGATTTTGAATTACCGATATATCCAGAAAATCAGGCGGCAATGAAGAAATACATGCAGAGTCAATTTGAATTTAACGGTGTTAAAGCACCGGACCGCCATTTAATTGAACGCGAATTGTGGCAGTCTGTGAAACAATTGTCACCAGCAGAAATAATGCAGTTCATTGAGACTTTATATGCTCAACCAACGCGTGAGTATCAATATGTTGCCATCGAGATGGCATTGCGTTCAGTACGTTGGTGGGAACCGGCTGATATGGAACATTTATTAACGTTGGTGTTGGAAAAAGTTTGGTGGGACAGCATCGATGCTTGGCGAAAAGTATTTGGAGAGTACATCAGACTGCATCCTGAACAGTTTGATTGGGTTGCACAGCATTTTATAGGTGCTGAGAATTTCTGGCTGCGCCGGATTGCGATTACGCTACAACTCAGTTTTTACGAAAAAACGAATGTGGCGTTTTTGGAAGAAGCCATTCTGGCAGATATTGACACAGATGAGTTCTTTATCCAAAAAGCAATTGGCTGGGCTTTACGTAACTATAGTAAGGAAAATCCTGAGTGGGTGATGACGTTTGTTGAAGAACACGAACTAACAATCTTCGCCCAACGTGAAGCCTTAAAGAAAATCAAACAAAACAAAATGTTTCACAGGAAACATACAAAAAGCAGCACCCATGATAACTAA
- a CDS encoding DUF4430 domain-containing protein, which translates to MSKKRIIAIIGSLVILSGIGYGTYQSVAQDNPSTRSQHVKEEHRSKKRVKPATVGLDGKVKSKASESHSRAVSESRKTAETRKSSSQSEQTNESSQKSASSKQLASQQAVEQGSAVQSASTQSAINQSSQSTESKPVTPPTTTPQPVLEKVSVNVYGPISEGNPKWLNGDQVEIKDGDMVIDVLKRDLQSRGMALSYRGTGGGVYIKGINGLFEFDKGPLSGWLYRVNGSFPNYSCGNYPVKSGDVIDWMYTENLGNDRNAPQG; encoded by the coding sequence ATGTCTAAAAAGAGAATCATTGCGATTATCGGTAGTTTAGTTATTTTAAGCGGCATCGGATACGGTACCTATCAAAGTGTGGCTCAAGATAATCCGTCTACGCGTAGTCAACATGTTAAAGAGGAACATAGATCAAAAAAACGGGTCAAGCCAGCAACTGTTGGTTTAGATGGTAAAGTTAAATCTAAGGCCTCTGAGTCACATAGTAGGGCGGTATCTGAAAGTCGGAAAACAGCTGAAACGCGCAAGTCCAGCAGTCAATCTGAACAGACAAATGAATCATCACAAAAATCGGCCTCTAGCAAACAATTAGCATCGCAACAAGCTGTAGAACAAGGCTCGGCAGTCCAATCGGCATCGACCCAATCCGCCATTAATCAATCGTCACAATCAACTGAAAGTAAACCAGTTACACCGCCCACTACGACGCCCCAACCAGTCCTTGAAAAGGTGAGCGTCAATGTTTATGGACCAATTAGTGAAGGTAATCCGAAATGGTTGAACGGTGATCAAGTTGAAATCAAGGATGGGGATATGGTGATTGATGTTTTAAAACGTGATTTGCAAAGTCGCGGGATGGCACTATCCTATCGTGGGACGGGCGGCGGCGTCTATATCAAAGGCATTAATGGGCTATTCGAATTTGATAAAGGACCGTTAAGCGGATGGCTTTATCGAGTGAATGGCAGTTTTCCTAACTATTCTTGTGGTAATTATCCTGTTAAGAGTGGAGATGTGATTGATTGGATGTATACGGAAAATCTCGGGAACGATCGCAACGCGCCTCAGGGTTAA
- a CDS encoding YbhB/YbcL family Raf kinase inhibitor-like protein: protein MQIISSGIHHGYFDDLYGGHGTQFNAEGVPTYSIPFNIQDAPSDTVSYAAVFYDLDAYEVTQGFPWIHWTLANLKTTTVVANASQQAPDFIQGVNTWHSPKTDHLSTEASACYGGMTPPNRDHTYTLKVFALDTTLDLQPGFYLNQMTAAMRGHILDSAILEAQYRQFKH, encoded by the coding sequence ATGCAAATTATCAGTTCTGGCATTCATCACGGCTACTTCGACGACCTCTACGGCGGTCATGGCACTCAATTTAACGCGGAAGGTGTGCCAACTTATTCCATTCCGTTTAACATTCAAGACGCACCTAGCGATACAGTCAGTTATGCTGCCGTTTTCTACGATCTAGATGCCTACGAAGTGACGCAAGGGTTTCCTTGGATTCACTGGACACTTGCCAATTTAAAAACGACCACTGTCGTGGCTAATGCTAGCCAACAAGCGCCCGATTTCATCCAAGGTGTTAATACTTGGCACAGTCCCAAAACAGACCATTTATCAACAGAAGCAAGTGCTTGCTACGGCGGGATGACACCCCCTAACCGCGATCACACTTATACACTTAAAGTATTTGCACTTGATACCACGCTCGATTTACAGCCTGGCTTTTACCTAAATCAAATGACAGCGGCAATGCGCGGTCACATCTTAGATAGCGCTATTTTAGAAGCACAATACCGCCAATTTAAACATTAG
- a CDS encoding MucBP domain-containing protein: MKKRQQFFTLLWTGLMLIMPVVSVIGSAQTVSASETKVTQVTPRTASSTDYQKAMVAGAQQLLNNGQPDVWSALAAIQSGVTLSAAQRLSYHNALVADAQSMLADQRFSATDLEVLVIGVTALGEDATNFAGLNIIDKIIEKAPTGGINGQVYGIIALSMRDYGAKAQQAIDSLIPTVLQAQNAENGWAFFGSKSDLDTTGMTMTALGMHRDFPGVQDALDKAVTMLKEKTFVAQTGGFLIPSVYMTEENSNSTAMVVMGLIAAGVDPVTTFVGDQGANPISRLVAYQRADGQFRWNINNDMGSLAMSTEQAVYTLAQYRLFQAGKGSIYDFKTPVIEKASVKVQAVDEKGQILKSLQLAEQPVGQTITVNANQVAVEGYELLGNAQQTVQVAKTGTTVTFQYRKQMIGTIPAAQFADVTVQAVDQNGKVFKTIQLQHQRVGRTMLINASDVAVEGYQLKDTPTKSITINAANNTISFKFERQVTTVEKENKHQADNQDHAQIKQKQLPQTGVNSTVVASVAGLILLTGIIGSWFKRQVEHR; this comes from the coding sequence ATGAAGAAGCGACAACAATTTTTTACCTTATTATGGACAGGATTAATGTTAATAATGCCTGTTGTTTCAGTTATTGGTAGTGCACAAACGGTGTCTGCGAGTGAGACAAAGGTTACACAAGTGACACCACGTACTGCATCTAGTACGGATTATCAAAAAGCAATGGTGGCTGGGGCGCAACAGTTGTTGAATAATGGCCAACCAGATGTATGGTCAGCGTTAGCAGCTATTCAATCAGGCGTGACACTGAGTGCAGCGCAACGCTTGAGTTATCATAATGCCTTGGTTGCGGATGCACAATCAATGCTCGCTGATCAACGTTTTTCGGCAACCGATTTAGAAGTGTTGGTAATTGGGGTAACAGCACTTGGTGAAGATGCAACCAACTTCGCTGGTTTAAATATAATTGATAAAATTATTGAAAAAGCACCAACTGGTGGGATCAACGGGCAAGTTTACGGCATCATCGCCCTTAGCATGCGTGATTATGGTGCCAAGGCACAGCAAGCGATTGATAGTTTAATTCCAACGGTTTTACAAGCACAAAACGCTGAAAATGGCTGGGCTTTTTTCGGTAGTAAAAGTGATTTAGATACGACCGGGATGACGATGACGGCGTTGGGGATGCATCGTGACTTCCCAGGCGTTCAAGATGCGCTAGATAAAGCGGTAACGATGTTGAAAGAAAAAACATTTGTTGCACAAACGGGTGGTTTTTTAATCCCTAGTGTTTATATGACAGAAGAAAACTCAAATAGTACGGCAATGGTTGTCATGGGCTTAATTGCAGCTGGAGTTGATCCAGTCACAACATTTGTTGGCGATCAAGGCGCTAACCCGATTTCACGGCTGGTCGCTTATCAAAGAGCAGATGGACAGTTCCGCTGGAATATTAATAACGATATGGGATCGCTAGCGATGTCAACTGAACAAGCCGTTTATACGTTAGCCCAATACCGGTTGTTCCAAGCGGGAAAAGGCTCAATTTATGATTTTAAAACGCCAGTTATTGAAAAAGCATCGGTAAAGGTCCAAGCAGTTGATGAAAAGGGACAAATTTTAAAGAGTCTTCAATTAGCTGAACAACCCGTTGGTCAAACCATTACGGTGAATGCTAATCAAGTCGCAGTTGAGGGTTATGAATTATTAGGCAATGCACAACAAACTGTTCAAGTTGCTAAAACGGGAACGACCGTGACGTTCCAGTATCGGAAACAAATGATTGGGACAATTCCTGCAGCGCAGTTTGCTGACGTTACGGTGCAAGCAGTCGATCAAAACGGCAAAGTGTTTAAAACAATTCAATTGCAGCATCAAAGAGTTGGACGCACAATGTTGATTAATGCATCTGATGTTGCAGTTGAGGGTTATCAATTAAAAGACACGCCAACCAAATCCATCACGATTAATGCAGCGAATAATACAATCAGTTTCAAGTTTGAACGACAAGTGACTACGGTTGAAAAAGAAAATAAACACCAAGCAGACAATCAAGATCATGCTCAAATAAAGCAAAAGCAATTACCACAAACGGGTGTTAACTCAACAGTAGTTGCTTCTGTAGCCGGCTTGATACTTTTGACTGGGATTATTGGCAGTTGGTTCAAGCGTCAAGTTGAACATCGTTAG
- a CDS encoding ABC transporter ATP-binding protein, which translates to MLTAKNISYWYDTEENTLYKDVNLDFEAGKLYGIIGSSGAGKTTLLTMLSGLDKPRRGSILYEGTDIQKIGLTQYRNRYVSIVFQAYNLLPYMSALDNVLTAMAITHSTHESAADFALEMLSKVGINPELAHKNVQKLSGGQQQRVAIVRAMCCSAPIVVADEPTGNLDEQNTQEIIHLFQELAHQQQKCVILVTHEKEVAASCDVQYHLQNKTFQPVA; encoded by the coding sequence ATGTTAACAGCTAAAAACATCAGTTACTGGTACGATACTGAAGAAAATACACTTTACAAAGATGTTAATCTCGATTTTGAAGCCGGCAAACTTTACGGCATCATCGGTAGCAGTGGTGCTGGAAAAACGACCTTACTCACCATGCTTTCAGGGTTAGATAAACCGCGCCGCGGGAGTATTTTATACGAAGGTACCGATATCCAAAAAATCGGCTTAACCCAATACCGCAATCGCTATGTGTCCATCGTGTTCCAAGCCTACAACTTACTCCCCTACATGTCGGCACTCGACAACGTCTTGACTGCGATGGCCATTACTCATTCGACGCATGAAAGTGCCGCCGATTTCGCACTCGAAATGCTCAGCAAGGTTGGCATCAATCCCGAACTCGCCCATAAGAACGTACAAAAACTATCAGGTGGCCAGCAACAACGCGTCGCCATCGTTCGCGCCATGTGCTGTTCAGCCCCCATCGTTGTTGCCGACGAACCAACCGGTAACTTAGATGAACAAAATACGCAGGAGATCATTCATCTCTTCCAAGAATTAGCCCATCAACAACAAAAATGTGTGATTCTTGTCACCCATGAAAAAGAAGTCGCAGCAAGTTGTGATGTTCAGTATCATCTTCAAAATAAAACCTTTCAACCAGTTGCTTAA
- a CDS encoding energy-coupling factor transporter transmembrane component T — protein MDVYGKSRERSQRASGLKSQLVFDQLNPIVIFAYYVIAIAFSMVFIHPIFLVSELLMMIAVNLLAKNQKKTLGTLQGALFMMLFIVVMNPIMNNHGAHVIATFGGTVITAEAVMYGFLMALSLAILMLVFVSYNQSMTNHKFLYLFVRISPQLTLLTMITMRFVPLFIRRFTNIKNVQRTRGVQMETGSVRARSHAGMRLMEVLLINSLVDALQTADSMTARGYGSQKRTSYQRYRFTQRDGWVLASLVAGSALCFYFAKQGIGRLAIYPILGSIHLNQIGWLCLVLVLLIDSLPLLLEGWEYLWWTLRK, from the coding sequence TTGGATGTATACGGAAAATCTCGGGAACGATCGCAACGCGCCTCAGGGTTAAAATCGCAACTGGTCTTTGATCAATTAAATCCAATCGTCATCTTTGCGTATTACGTGATTGCAATTGCGTTCTCAATGGTTTTTATTCATCCGATTTTTCTTGTAAGTGAATTGTTGATGATGATTGCAGTGAACTTGCTTGCGAAAAACCAGAAGAAAACACTGGGGACATTGCAGGGTGCATTGTTCATGATGCTCTTTATCGTCGTGATGAATCCTATTATGAATAATCATGGGGCGCACGTGATTGCGACGTTTGGTGGGACGGTGATCACAGCAGAGGCTGTCATGTACGGTTTTTTAATGGCGCTTTCGCTGGCGATCTTAATGCTAGTGTTTGTTTCCTATAATCAGAGTATGACGAATCATAAGTTCTTATATTTATTTGTGCGGATTTCACCGCAACTAACTTTATTAACGATGATTACGATGCGGTTTGTCCCACTATTTATTCGGCGGTTTACCAATATCAAGAATGTCCAAAGAACACGTGGTGTGCAGATGGAAACGGGGAGTGTTAGAGCCCGATCACATGCCGGGATGCGTTTGATGGAAGTATTATTGATTAATTCATTGGTTGACGCACTACAAACGGCTGATTCAATGACGGCCCGTGGTTATGGGTCACAGAAGCGAACGAGTTATCAACGTTATCGATTTACCCAACGGGATGGTTGGGTATTGGCAAGTCTTGTAGCAGGCAGTGCACTTTGTTTTTATTTTGCTAAACAGGGGATTGGCCGCTTAGCGATTTATCCAATACTTGGCTCGATTCATTTGAATCAAATTGGTTGGCTATGTTTAGTGTTAGTCTTATTAATTGATAGTTTGCCGCTATTACTAGAAGGATGGGAATATTTATGGTGGACATTGCGCAAATAA
- a CDS encoding methylated-DNA--[protein]-cysteine S-methyltransferase, giving the protein MLTIFYGSFSHAGQSFIIAATPKGICFVGSPDGTISELTTFLPQTKLVANQAAIAPYSESLTAYLDGDQTTWSLPIDIIGGTPFQRSVWTALQAVPYGQTTTYSALAAQVGHPTAIRAVASAIGRNPLLMIIPCHRVYRKDGQIGGYRGGLELKQTLHQLETQTK; this is encoded by the coding sequence ATGCTAACAATCTTCTATGGTTCTTTTAGCCATGCTGGCCAATCATTTATTATTGCAGCAACCCCCAAAGGTATCTGTTTTGTTGGTTCACCCGATGGCACTATCAGTGAATTAACCACTTTTCTTCCCCAAACGAAATTAGTTGCAAATCAAGCCGCAATCGCTCCTTATAGTGAATCATTAACAGCTTATCTCGATGGTGACCAAACCACGTGGTCACTGCCAATTGATATTATCGGCGGCACACCTTTTCAAAGAAGTGTTTGGACCGCCCTGCAAGCTGTGCCATATGGTCAAACCACAACTTACAGCGCTTTGGCGGCTCAAGTCGGGCACCCCACCGCAATTCGCGCAGTGGCTTCTGCCATTGGTCGCAATCCACTATTGATGATTATTCCTTGCCATCGCGTCTACCGTAAAGACGGGCAAATTGGGGGGTATCGTGGCGGACTTGAATTGAAACAAACCCTCCACCAGCTTGAAACTCAAACCAAATAA
- the recQ gene encoding DNA helicase RecQ: protein MQAQAVLKEKFGYDHFREGQADVIESLLAGTNVLAIMPTGGGKSLCYQIPALMLPGLTLVVSPLISLMKDQVDALNENGIPATFINSTLTQGEVQERFNQAVRGEVKLLYVSPERLDSDYFLADLAELTIDLIAVDEAHCISQWGHDFRPSYLRLTDTIQSMRQRPTIVALTATATSQVAADIMQRLNIQHEVKTGFSRQNLAFQVVKNQNSDRYLIDYLKVNKQKSGIIYASTRKEVERLTKLIEKAKLDVTMYHGGLNEAVRRQNQEDFLYDRKPIMVATNAFGMGIDKSNVRFVVHAQIPGSLEAYYQEAGRAGRDGLPSEAILLFKVNDVQIQHFFIDQSEMDEAHKQQEYAKLQEMTQYANTQQCLQQYIVNYFDDDCEACGRCSNCLDTREEQDITIDVQKVLSCVKRMDERFGKVLVAQVLTGSKNQKIMQFRFDELPTYGLMRGDSQKEISGLIDYLVASGYLQASGGQYPVLQITAAGVAVLKGQAKVTRKMAVKVQKTLPEDNELFEQLRELRRDLAEEQGVPPFVIFSDKTLYSMCEIMPTSLTEMLDVKGVGENKLEKYGEQFLDILMAE from the coding sequence ATGCAAGCACAAGCGGTACTAAAAGAAAAATTTGGTTATGATCACTTTAGAGAAGGTCAAGCAGATGTGATCGAATCATTGTTGGCAGGCACTAATGTCTTGGCGATTATGCCAACTGGTGGCGGGAAGTCATTGTGTTATCAAATACCAGCATTGATGCTACCCGGTTTAACGTTGGTGGTATCACCGTTGATTTCTTTGATGAAGGATCAAGTCGATGCGCTTAATGAAAATGGGATTCCAGCCACGTTTATCAATAGTACGCTAACGCAGGGGGAAGTCCAAGAACGCTTTAACCAAGCTGTGCGTGGTGAAGTGAAATTACTATATGTTTCGCCGGAACGCTTGGATTCGGATTACTTTTTAGCTGATTTAGCTGAATTAACGATTGATTTGATTGCGGTCGATGAAGCGCATTGTATTTCGCAATGGGGCCACGATTTTCGGCCAAGTTATCTACGCCTGACGGATACGATTCAGAGTATGCGCCAACGACCAACGATTGTGGCTTTAACCGCTACGGCAACCTCGCAAGTGGCAGCTGATATCATGCAACGGTTGAACATTCAGCACGAAGTTAAGACGGGGTTTTCACGGCAGAATCTTGCGTTTCAAGTAGTTAAAAATCAAAATAGTGATCGCTACTTAATCGATTATTTAAAGGTCAACAAACAAAAATCCGGGATTATTTACGCCAGCACACGGAAAGAAGTTGAACGGCTCACGAAGCTGATTGAAAAGGCTAAGTTAGATGTGACAATGTATCATGGCGGATTAAACGAAGCGGTGCGTCGTCAGAATCAAGAGGATTTTCTCTATGATCGCAAACCGATAATGGTCGCGACTAATGCGTTTGGCATGGGCATTGATAAAAGTAATGTGCGCTTTGTCGTGCATGCCCAGATTCCTGGGAGTTTAGAGGCTTACTATCAAGAAGCTGGCCGGGCCGGGCGTGATGGCTTGCCGAGTGAAGCGATTCTATTATTTAAAGTGAATGATGTGCAGATTCAGCATTTCTTTATCGATCAGTCGGAAATGGACGAAGCGCATAAGCAACAAGAATATGCCAAGTTGCAAGAAATGACGCAGTACGCCAATACGCAGCAATGTTTGCAACAGTACATCGTCAATTATTTTGATGATGATTGTGAAGCGTGCGGCCGGTGCAGTAACTGTCTGGATACGCGTGAAGAACAAGACATCACGATTGATGTACAAAAAGTCTTATCGTGCGTTAAACGGATGGATGAACGGTTTGGCAAAGTGTTGGTGGCGCAAGTATTGACGGGCTCGAAGAATCAAAAAATCATGCAATTCCGCTTTGATGAACTCCCAACGTATGGTCTAATGCGTGGTGATTCGCAAAAAGAAATCAGTGGTTTGATCGATTACTTAGTCGCTTCAGGATATTTGCAAGCTTCTGGCGGTCAATACCCAGTGCTGCAAATCACGGCGGCGGGAGTTGCAGTCTTAAAAGGCCAAGCGAAAGTGACGCGCAAGATGGCGGTCAAAGTGCAAAAAACGTTGCCTGAAGATAATGAATTATTTGAACAACTACGTGAGTTACGCCGCGATTTAGCGGAAGAACAAGGTGTGCCTCCGTTTGTGATTTTCTCGGATAAGACCCTATATTCAATGTGTGAAATCATGCCAACTTCCTTGACTGAAATGCTAGATGTCAAAGGGGTCGGCGAAAATAAACTAGAAAAATACGGCGAACAATTCTTGGATATATTAATGGCAGAATAG
- a CDS encoding ABC transporter ATP-binding protein, which translates to MVDIAQIKQFNFQYALATQQNLKDINLTVQTGDFITLAGNSGSGKTTLLRQLKKELWPVGKRSGEIIFEGQPLADLSQGLSAQKIGMVFQNPDNQLVMDTVIQELAFSLENIGEKSANIQKRIAELVSFLGFQDLLYASVHDLSGGQKQLVNLASVLILQPDLLLLDEPTAQLDPIATKEFISLLQRVHDELGITVIISEHQLDDILPLSNQLWLMDGGEITYQGPVAGGLAAIWAQPALREFVPDVPHVFLQNELIAPADIAALPLTVVSGKQLIERQQWQLTHAKRKIATNDQVTILQAKHVSFQYEKNDPYVLDQLNLEVHTGDWLAIVGKNGTGKSTLLKLLIGLLQPRHGAIKLQGKKIGKWAQAELFKTVGYLSQTPSDHFSYDSVRQEFIERARQLKRVTPEQVAEEMLAKLGLQTLAERNPQDASGGEQQLIALGIVLLAQPQLLLLDEPTKGLDPIRKRALGELLTRLQAEGLTLIMASHDMAFSARFASQCALLFDGTIVSEEEPYAFFAHNFFYTTTINRMLRSQLPEALNWEEVHA; encoded by the coding sequence ATGGTGGACATTGCGCAAATAAAACAATTTAATTTTCAGTATGCATTAGCAACCCAACAAAATCTGAAAGACATTAATTTAACCGTTCAGACGGGTGACTTCATTACGTTAGCTGGGAACTCGGGTAGCGGGAAGACCACCTTATTGCGCCAACTCAAAAAAGAACTCTGGCCCGTTGGTAAACGGTCGGGTGAGATTATTTTCGAGGGCCAACCGTTAGCTGATTTATCGCAAGGGTTAAGTGCGCAGAAGATTGGGATGGTCTTTCAAAATCCGGATAACCAATTAGTGATGGATACGGTCATTCAGGAACTCGCTTTTTCACTCGAGAATATTGGTGAAAAGAGTGCAAATATTCAAAAACGAATTGCCGAATTAGTCAGCTTTTTAGGTTTCCAAGATTTGCTGTATGCTTCCGTGCATGATTTATCGGGTGGCCAAAAACAACTGGTCAACCTAGCGTCGGTTTTGATTTTACAGCCAGATCTTTTACTGTTGGATGAACCAACAGCGCAACTCGACCCCATTGCGACCAAAGAATTTATTAGTTTATTGCAACGGGTACATGACGAACTCGGCATCACCGTGATTATCAGTGAACACCAGTTGGATGATATTTTACCGCTCTCTAATCAACTTTGGTTGATGGATGGCGGTGAGATAACGTATCAAGGACCGGTTGCTGGTGGATTAGCAGCAATTTGGGCGCAACCGGCATTGCGTGAATTCGTCCCAGATGTGCCACACGTCTTTTTACAAAATGAGTTGATTGCACCGGCTGATATTGCGGCATTACCATTGACCGTTGTCAGTGGGAAGCAATTGATTGAGCGGCAACAATGGCAGTTAACGCATGCTAAACGTAAAATAGCCACGAACGACCAAGTAACAATTCTGCAGGCCAAACATGTGAGCTTTCAGTATGAAAAAAATGACCCTTATGTTTTAGATCAGCTCAATCTAGAGGTTCATACCGGCGATTGGTTAGCGATTGTTGGTAAAAATGGGACTGGTAAATCGACGTTGTTGAAGCTTTTGATTGGTTTATTACAACCGCGCCATGGTGCAATCAAGTTACAGGGGAAGAAGATCGGTAAGTGGGCGCAAGCTGAACTTTTCAAAACAGTGGGTTATCTCTCACAAACACCGAGCGATCATTTCAGTTATGATAGTGTCCGTCAAGAATTTATCGAACGGGCGCGGCAGTTAAAACGCGTAACACCAGAACAAGTGGCAGAAGAGATGCTAGCAAAGCTCGGTCTTCAAACCCTTGCTGAACGTAACCCGCAAGATGCCAGTGGCGGCGAGCAACAATTGATTGCACTCGGGATTGTATTGCTAGCGCAGCCGCAGTTACTCTTGTTGGATGAGCCAACAAAGGGCCTTGATCCGATTCGCAAACGGGCGTTGGGTGAATTGTTAACGCGTTTACAAGCGGAAGGCTTAACGTTGATTATGGCAAGTCACGATATGGCCTTTAGTGCCCGGTTTGCTAGTCAGTGTGCCTTATTATTCGATGGGACGATTGTATCGGAGGAAGAACCTTATGCCTTTTTCGCGCATAACTTCTTCTATACGACAACCATCAACCGAATGTTACGCAGTCAATTGCCCGAAGCCCTGAATTGGGAAGAGGTGCACGCATGA
- a CDS encoding ABC transporter permease, with translation MNFIKRAWQNVIFKKGRSFLLIIVMTVIMIFIMAGLLIRNAAITTVNNTKQQVGASVTLSANRDQAFKKMRASASSDAPSTTATRPKLTMPSVKLKDVTAISKLSGLANYNVSVTTSANASSIEAITTSSSSNNSGGMMGGGSGGNAESSTSTGDLQITGVLNTATLSDFKDNTSKITKGRALNSSDKNTSNVVIESELAKENSLKVGDTIKVKASTTGKKAYTLKVVGIYKTSQSSGGMGPQQTDPANVIYTAYTLANQIKGQTGKVDSATFTLSDPTKKNSFVKAAKKIINTKKFTVTADDSTYQSLKQSMQKMASFANKIVWLVAIAGTVILALIIILMVRERRYEMGVLLSLGEKRVKIVGQLLVEMFMLLIVSLALAGIGGRFAGQALSKQVMRSVTTETTTSSQTNNMQPGGNGGPGGGQAPSGQTGGNRPSGQMQQPGQSAKKAVKASDLDLKISAVTLMQLGAFGFTIIAFAVLLASLNILRLEPRKILIG, from the coding sequence ATGAATTTTATCAAGCGTGCTTGGCAAAACGTCATCTTTAAAAAAGGGCGTAGCTTCTTATTAATAATTGTGATGACCGTCATCATGATTTTTATCATGGCTGGTCTATTGATTAGAAATGCAGCCATTACAACCGTCAACAATACCAAACAACAGGTGGGCGCTAGCGTCACCCTTTCTGCAAATCGCGATCAAGCGTTTAAGAAAATGCGCGCCTCGGCTAGCAGTGATGCCCCAAGTACTACAGCAACGCGCCCTAAATTAACCATGCCCTCCGTCAAATTAAAAGACGTAACGGCTATTTCGAAATTATCCGGGCTGGCAAATTATAACGTCAGCGTCACGACTTCTGCGAACGCCTCGTCCATTGAAGCCATTACGACATCAAGTAGTTCAAATAATAGTGGTGGCATGATGGGCGGCGGCTCTGGCGGCAACGCTGAGTCATCCACTTCAACAGGTGACTTACAAATCACCGGAGTGCTCAATACCGCAACCCTCAGCGACTTTAAAGATAATACAAGTAAAATCACGAAAGGTCGCGCTTTAAATAGTAGCGACAAAAACACCAGTAATGTCGTCATCGAATCTGAATTGGCTAAAGAAAACAGCCTCAAGGTCGGCGACACCATTAAAGTCAAAGCCAGCACGACAGGCAAAAAAGCCTATACGCTAAAAGTAGTCGGGATCTATAAGACTAGTCAAAGTAGCGGTGGCATGGGTCCACAACAAACAGACCCCGCAAACGTCATCTATACGGCATACACATTAGCTAACCAAATTAAAGGTCAAACTGGCAAAGTGGATAGTGCCACATTCACGCTTAGTGACCCAACTAAGAAAAATAGTTTTGTAAAAGCAGCGAAGAAGATTATCAATACGAAGAAATTCACGGTAACAGCTGATGACAGTACTTACCAATCACTCAAACAATCCATGCAGAAAATGGCCAGTTTTGCTAATAAGATTGTTTGGTTAGTCGCTATCGCTGGCACTGTTATCCTCGCATTAATTATTATCTTAATGGTTCGCGAACGGCGTTATGAAATGGGCGTTTTACTCTCATTAGGTGAAAAGCGCGTCAAAATCGTGGGCCAATTATTAGTTGAAATGTTCATGCTGCTGATTGTCAGTTTAGCTTTAGCCGGCATTGGCGGACGATTCGCTGGTCAAGCGCTTAGCAAACAAGTTATGCGTTCCGTCACAACCGAAACGACAACCAGCTCACAAACAAATAACATGCAACCTGGCGGTAACGGCGGCCCTGGTGGCGGTCAAGCCCCTAGTGGCCAAACTGGTGGCAATCGGCCAAGTGGTCAAATGCAACAACCTGGCCAATCTGCTAAAAAAGCCGTCAAAGCAAGCGACCTTGATCTGAAGATTAGTGCCGTCACCTTAATGCAACTTGGCGCATTCGGCTTCACCATCATCGCATTTGCCGTCTTACTCGCATCACTCAATATTTTACGACTCGAGCCACGCAAAATTCTCATTGGATAA